Genomic DNA from candidate division WOR-3 bacterium:
GTTACTCTTGATGCTGGGAGAATCGTCCGCGACGAGGGATAAAATGAAATTGGGTTACCTCTTGAAGGAGACTTGGCGTACAATCACCCGGAATTTCAGCCAATTTTTCCTTGCGAGCGCAGTAATGGCTATATGTCTCCTTTTAACCGCACTTTTTCTTGTAATAACTCTAAATGTGCTCAAAATCTCTGCGTCGGCACGGGCATGGGCAGAAATCTACGCGTTTGTGACGGACGACATTGCCAATGACCCAGCACCACTTCTCAAGCGAGTAATCGATATTACTGGTGTAGCTGCTGTGCGCTTTGTCTCAAAAGCAGAGGCGTTTGATGAATTGCGCGCGGAACTTGGTTCTGATACCCTTTTGCTGGATGTATTAGGTGAAAATCCTCTCCCTGCATCGATTCGACTTGCCCTTCATCCCAATTATACCGACGTGGAAAATGTTAGTGCCATCGAACAAAAACTATTACTTTTACCAGGCGTCACCGAGGTTTGGTCAGGAAAAGAATTATTGGCGCAACTCAATCGGGCACTGAAAATCCTGTTGATAATTGACATCGGAATTTTTATCATAGTTGCTGCTTCTGTCATTTTTATAGCATTTCAGACGGTTGAAAGTTCAGTTATAACCCGTGCCCAAGAAGTAGAGATTATGGAACTTGTGGGGGCTAGCCGAATGGCAATACGAATCCCTTTTATTCTCCAAGGTTTGCTTCAAGGAACCTTCGGTAGCATCATCGCCTTTCTCCTGATTTTCATCATTTTCAAAGTGGTTACCTCTTTCATCCCGACGCCATTTTTCCCCTCGGGGGTGGTGCTCGGGACTACCCTCCTATCAGGACTTTTGTTCGGCCTAGGCGGCTCAATATTGGCACTCAATCGGCTTCCCTCTACCTTGATTGCCAAACCTAAACCGCAGCGGCTCCGTTCGCTTTAGAGAATGAAAGGC
This window encodes:
- a CDS encoding permease-like cell division protein FtsX, coding for MKLGYLLKETWRTITRNFSQFFLASAVMAICLLLTALFLVITLNVLKISASARAWAEIYAFVTDDIANDPAPLLKRVIDITGVAAVRFVSKAEAFDELRAELGSDTLLLDVLGENPLPASIRLALHPNYTDVENVSAIEQKLLLLPGVTEVWSGKELLAQLNRALKILLIIDIGIFIIVAASVIFIAFQTVESSVITRAQEVEIMELVGASRMAIRIPFILQGLLQGTFGSIIAFLLIFIIFKVVTSFIPTPFFPSGVVLGTTLLSGLLFGLGGSILALNRLPSTLIAKPKPQRLRSL